A stretch of the Acidobacteriaceae bacterium genome encodes the following:
- the rplE gene encoding 50S ribosomal protein L5: MAARLREKYSKEIKSQLQKELGIENVMAVPRLEKIVINMGLGEATQNVKMMDPLVADLGSIAGQKPVITKAKKSIAAFKLREGMPIGAMVTLRGDAMYEFLDRLISVALPRVRDFRGVSSKSFDGRGNYTLGLRDQLIFPEIDYAKVDKIKGMNVTIVTSAQDDNGARTLLKYFGMPFRQGA; encoded by the coding sequence ATGGCAGCACGACTAAGAGAAAAATATTCGAAAGAGATCAAGAGCCAGCTCCAGAAGGAGCTTGGCATTGAGAACGTGATGGCGGTACCGCGGCTCGAGAAGATCGTTATCAACATGGGTCTCGGCGAGGCGACGCAGAACGTGAAGATGATGGATCCGCTGGTTGCGGATCTCGGTTCGATTGCCGGTCAGAAGCCGGTCATCACGAAGGCGAAGAAGTCGATCGCGGCGTTCAAACTGCGCGAGGGCATGCCGATTGGCGCTATGGTGACGCTGCGCGGCGATGCGATGTACGAGTTCCTGGACCGCCTGATCTCGGTGGCGCTGCCGCGCGTGCGCGATTTTCGCGGCGTGAGCTCGAAGAGCTTTGATGGGCGCGGCAATTACACGCTGGGTCTGCGCGACCAGCTCATCTTCCCGGAAATTGACTACGCGAAGGTGGACAAGATCAAGGGCATGAACGTAACGATTGTTACTTCGGCCCAGGACGACAACGGCGCACGCACGCTGCTGAAGTACTTCGGCATGCCGTTCCGCCAGGGAGCATAA